In a genomic window of Moritella sp. F3:
- the rodA gene encoding rod shape-determining protein RodA, with translation MPDRRHNQSIWYKLHIDFPLLFGLLSLMGVSLVVLYSAGGADIALMERQVVRMLLALAVMFALAQISPSTYRRWAFPIFILGTLLLIAVLLFGHVGKGAQRWIDLGFTKFQPSEVMKVVMPLAVARYMSNQAIPPSFRTIITALIMVLIPTLLIAKQPDLGTSLLVATSGLFVIFLAGMSWRLVMIAFGLVSGFAPILWFFLMRPYQKQRVLTFLNPETDPLGSGYHIIQSKIAIGSGGFWGKGWLSGTQSQLDFLPERHTDFIFAVFSEEFGLFGVILLLSLYLFVICRGLFIALQGQRVFERLIAGSITLTFFIYLFVNIGMVSGLLPVVGVPLPLISYGGTSMVTLMAGFGILMSVRTHRRLS, from the coding sequence ATGCCAGATCGTCGTCATAATCAAAGTATTTGGTATAAATTACATATCGATTTCCCCTTATTATTTGGTTTACTCAGCCTCATGGGCGTGAGCCTCGTCGTGCTTTACAGCGCTGGCGGCGCCGATATTGCATTAATGGAAAGACAAGTTGTAAGGATGTTACTAGCACTTGCAGTCATGTTCGCATTGGCACAAATATCGCCGTCCACCTATCGGCGCTGGGCATTCCCGATATTTATCCTTGGTACCCTGCTATTAATCGCGGTATTACTATTTGGCCATGTGGGAAAAGGGGCACAGCGCTGGATTGATCTTGGGTTTACTAAATTCCAACCTTCCGAAGTAATGAAAGTGGTCATGCCATTGGCCGTCGCGCGCTACATGAGTAACCAAGCTATACCGCCGAGTTTTAGAACCATCATTACTGCGTTAATAATGGTGCTTATTCCAACCTTGTTAATTGCTAAGCAACCCGATCTTGGTACCTCACTATTAGTGGCAACATCAGGTCTATTTGTGATCTTCTTGGCCGGTATGTCATGGCGCCTAGTGATGATTGCTTTTGGATTAGTATCTGGGTTTGCACCTATATTATGGTTCTTTTTAATGCGCCCCTACCAAAAACAACGGGTATTAACCTTCCTCAACCCAGAAACAGACCCGCTTGGCTCTGGTTATCATATTATTCAATCTAAAATTGCCATCGGTTCTGGTGGTTTCTGGGGCAAAGGTTGGTTATCCGGTACCCAGTCACAACTCGATTTTTTACCCGAACGTCATACCGATTTTATTTTTGCCGTATTCAGTGAAGAATTTGGTTTATTTGGTGTCATTTTATTACTGTCATTATATCTATTTGTCATCTGCCGCGGTTTGTTTATCGCACTACAAGGACAACGCGTCTTTGAACGTCTGATTGCCGGCAGTATTACCCTGACATTCTTCATTTATTTGTTCGTAAATATTGGTATGGTCAGTGGATTATTGCCTGTAGTGGGCGTCCCACTACCTTTAATTAGCTATGGTGGCACTTCGATGGTGACATTGATGGCAGGATTTGGCATTCTAATGTCTGTAAGAACACATCGTCGCTTAAGTTGA
- the mltB gene encoding lytic murein transglycosylase B, whose protein sequence is MLSKKVLFLLGLAAFQANSAELSTEHKTWVEELSTKYDISEQVLTDAIGQAKFDENVLTKIQTPWEKKPWYKYAPIFITDSRINQGVKYWQEHEETFAKAEKEYGVPAQMIVAIMGVETYYGKYKGNLSVLDSLYTLGFNYPSRGKFFRQEFAEYIKLSEQQGWELTETKGSYAGAMGLGQFISSSYSHYGVDFSGDGKVDMINDPVDAIGSIANYFSEHKWQTGGSVAYPVTADSEKVKSLLSSSLRIKNTWSDLTAAGVTLKESDDRVPAISIEDSSPVKLLKLEQADSDEYWVYLDNFYTITRYNHSPLYAMAVFQLSERIKQAKHAQ, encoded by the coding sequence ATGCTAAGTAAAAAAGTATTATTTCTGCTAGGTTTAGCAGCGTTTCAAGCTAATAGTGCTGAGTTGAGCACTGAACACAAGACTTGGGTTGAAGAGTTAAGTACTAAATATGATATATCAGAACAAGTACTTACCGATGCTATCGGCCAAGCAAAATTTGATGAAAATGTATTAACTAAGATCCAAACCCCATGGGAAAAGAAGCCTTGGTATAAATACGCGCCAATCTTTATTACCGACAGCCGCATTAACCAAGGCGTCAAATATTGGCAAGAACACGAAGAGACTTTCGCGAAGGCCGAAAAAGAATACGGTGTACCAGCACAAATGATCGTTGCGATCATGGGTGTTGAAACTTATTACGGTAAATACAAAGGTAATCTTTCAGTATTAGATTCCTTGTATACACTCGGATTTAATTACCCGTCTCGTGGTAAGTTTTTCCGCCAAGAGTTCGCAGAGTATATTAAATTAAGTGAACAACAAGGCTGGGAACTAACGGAAACAAAAGGTTCGTATGCGGGTGCGATGGGCTTAGGTCAATTTATCTCATCAAGCTACAGTCATTACGGCGTTGATTTCTCTGGTGACGGCAAAGTGGATATGATCAACGATCCTGTCGATGCAATTGGTAGTATTGCTAACTACTTTAGCGAGCATAAATGGCAAACCGGTGGCTCAGTTGCTTATCCTGTGACAGCAGACAGTGAAAAAGTCAAAAGCCTGCTTAGTTCATCATTGAGAATCAAAAACACATGGTCAGACCTAACAGCTGCCGGTGTCACATTGAAAGAATCAGATGATCGTGTACCAGCCATTAGCATCGAAGACTCGAGCCCAGTAAAACTACTTAAGCTAGAGCAAGCTGATAGTGATGAATATTGGGTTTATCTCGATAACTTCTACACGATCACCCGCTATAACCATAGCCCATTGTACGCGATGGCTGTATTCCAATTAAGCGAACGAATTAAACAAGCTAAACATGCGCAATAA
- a CDS encoding septal ring lytic transglycosylase RlpA family protein, with protein MRNKQRLTLLCICGLLAACSSSRYQYSDDHAPENIPQLDDIADAVPTPQTYSRYANRDYQVRGIDYEVWRDIKTLTQEGKASWYGNKFHGHDTSNGEVYDMFSMSAAHKNLPLPSFVKVTNLGNDKTVVVRVNDRGPFHPDRIIDLSYAAAYKLDMLQSGTANVRVELIIPTADNSSLFTPTPQWFIQVLASSNEAKAQEIADSLGAKYSTENRLIVSGKFHRVQLGPFAESEQAQGLLAKVKQKYTNAYILKELSSKTVSNK; from the coding sequence ATGCGCAATAAACAACGATTAACCTTACTTTGTATCTGCGGCCTATTGGCCGCCTGTTCTTCTTCGCGTTATCAATATAGTGACGATCACGCGCCAGAGAACATTCCTCAGCTTGATGATATTGCTGATGCAGTACCGACACCACAAACCTACAGCCGCTATGCTAATCGCGACTATCAGGTACGCGGTATCGACTATGAAGTATGGCGAGACATCAAAACACTCACCCAAGAAGGTAAAGCCTCTTGGTACGGTAATAAGTTTCATGGTCATGACACCTCTAACGGTGAAGTCTATGATATGTTTTCGATGTCAGCAGCACACAAGAATTTACCCTTACCGAGCTTTGTTAAAGTCACTAACCTTGGTAATGATAAAACAGTGGTTGTACGCGTAAATGATCGGGGACCGTTCCACCCTGATCGTATTATCGATCTCTCTTATGCGGCGGCTTATAAACTCGATATGTTACAATCAGGTACCGCGAATGTACGTGTTGAATTAATCATTCCAACTGCTGATAATAGCAGTTTATTTACCCCCACACCGCAGTGGTTCATTCAGGTTTTAGCATCCAGTAATGAAGCTAAAGCTCAAGAAATTGCCGACAGTTTAGGGGCGAAATACAGTACCGAAAATCGTTTAATTGTCAGCGGAAAGTTCCACCGTGTACAACTTGGACCGTTCGCAGAGTCAGAGCAAGCACAGGGCTTACTTGCGAAAGTAAAACAAAAATATACAAATGCTTATATTTTAAAGGAACTTTCCAGCAAAACTGTATCTAATAAATAA